The following proteins are encoded in a genomic region of Takifugu rubripes chromosome 21, fTakRub1.2, whole genome shotgun sequence:
- the ydjc gene encoding carbohydrate deacetylase — MPQPRMMLVITGDDFGYCPQRNQGIVECFQARGITTVSLLVNASATKEAADLAKRHNIPIGLHANLSEGIPVCPSHQQSSTLTNQCGFFHGKMGFRQALERGQLSMNQVEVELRAQIKLFQDLTGHLPHHMDGHQHVHVLPEVREVFAKVLSDFKIPYTRVPVEASLQSCSWLMPHLRNFYTQVEKDALDSIPVFTRYGIRWPDVYLGLTTMGQNMSPTNLQRALNHAVAAWLPGSNSSAPDHDEALITAELMVHPGYPSHPQEGGCGEGPDEFSQSDDRQHELNVLTHPSVMALYRHQKVQVCSFKDLQILESEYGK, encoded by the exons ATGCCACAACCTAGAATGATGCTGGTTATCACAGGAGATGACTTTGGCTATTGTCCGCAGAGGAACCAGGGCATCGTGGAGTGCTTTCAGGCTCGGGGGATCACCACCGTTTCACTGCTGGTTAATGCGTCCGCTACCAAAGAAGCAGCAGATCTGGCTAAAAG GCACAACATCCCGATTGGCCTCCACGCCAACCTCTCAGAAGGAATTCCAGTGTGTCCAAGCCATCAACAGTCCTCCACACTGACAAACCAATGTGGCTTCTTCCATGGAAAGATGGGCTTCCGTCAGGCACTAGAGAGGGGTCAGCTGAGCATGAACCAG gtggaggtggagctgagagCCCAGATCAAGCTTTTCCAGGACCTCACAGGCCACCTGCCGCACCACATGGATGGACACCAGCATGTCCATGTACTGCCAG AGGTCCGTGAGGTCTTTGCTAAGGTTCTTTCAGACTTCAAGATTCCGTACACACGTGTTCCGGTGGAGGCAAGTTTACAAAGTTGCTCCTGGCTGATGCCCCACCTCCGAAACTTCTATACACAGGTGGAGAAGGATGCCCTGGACTCCATTCCTGTCTTTACACGATATGGAATCAG ATGGCCAGATGTGTACCTGGGACTCACTACGATGGGCCAGAATATGTCACCCACCAACCTGCAGAGAGCTCTCAACCATGCTGTGGCTGCATGGCTACCAGGCTCTAATTCCAGTGCTCCTGATCATGATGAGGCTTTGATCACAGCAGAGCTCATGGTTCACCCTGGATATCCCAGTCACCCCCAGGAAGGCGGTTGTGGAGAGGGACCAGATGAATTTTCACAGTCAGATGACAGACAGCATGAGCTGAATGTTCTCACACATCCTTCAGTGATGGCCCTTTATCGGCACCAAAAAGTCCAGGTCTGTTCCTTCAAAGACCTGCAAATACTTGAATCTGAATATGGCAAATAA
- the LOC115247518 gene encoding beta-1,3-galactosyltransferase 2-like, which translates to MRVRVWWRFVKVVAVAMLVFTVPSLLCRLTFSKRHSQTGPLPAEDQRILSPKTYRYIFNQPAVCKNQTPFLVLLVPVAPAEEEAREVVRRTWGASGEDCLTLFFIGVSNRGHPQRLLEENRAHADIIQMDFQDSYQNLTIKTMMMMNWLSVYCSHASYGMKVDADIFVNVFRLVKHLRSSPRHSFITGSIISDGVPRRDSSSKWYLSKQQYPEDTFPWYVSGAGYVFSTDLAARISWASTHVHMIPLEDVYVGLCLQVLGVRPVYSRTLIPFRNLFEIQHLEYDRCTFAKLIIVNHFKPSELVHIWQDFSRYYASCSDSISNKKL; encoded by the coding sequence atgcgtgtgcgtgtttggtGGAGGTTCGTGAAAGTGGTGGCTGTAGCTATGCTCGTCTTCACTGTTCCGTCTTTATTATGCAGACTGACGTTCAGCAAACGTCACTCTCAGACAGGACCCCTCCCTGCCGAGGACCAGCGGATCCTGTCCCCGAAAACCTACCGGTACATTTTCAACCAGCCTGCTGTATGCAAGAACCAGACCCCATTCCTCGTTCTCCTGGTCCCTGTCGctcctgcagaggaagaagCAAGAGAAGTTGTGAGGAGGACATGGGGGGCTTCAGGTGAGGATTGCCTCACTCTTTTCTTTATTGGAGTTTCTAATAGGGGGCATCcccagaggctgctggaggagaacaggGCACATGCAGACATAATCCAAATGGACTTCCAGGACAGTTATCAGAACCTGACCATCAagaccatgatgatgatgaactggCTGTCGGTTTACTGTTCCCATGCTTCCTATGGCATGAAGGTGGACGCTGACATCTTTGTCAACGTGTTCCGGCTTGTCAAACATCTGAGAAGTTCCCCTCGGCACAGCTTTATCACTGGGTCCATAATCAGTGATGGCGTCCCACGGAGGGACAGCAGTAGCAAGTGGTACTTGTCAAAGCAGCAGTACCCTGAGGACACCTTCCCCTGGTACGTCTCTGGAGCAGGGTACGTCTTCTCTACTGACCTGGCTGCAAGGATATCCTGGGCATCGACACATGTCCATATGATCCCTCTGGAGGATGTCTACGTGGGGCTGTGCCTGCAGGTGCTGGGGGTTCGGCCAGTATATTCCCGCACCTTGATTCCCTTCAGGAACCTGTTTGAAATCCAGCATCTGGAATACGACAGGTGCACCTTTGCTAAACTGATCATTGTCAACCACTTTAAACCATCAGAACTGGTTCACATCTGGCAGGACTTCTCCAGATATTATGCTAGCTGCAGTGACAGCATCAGCAACAAAAAACTATGA